The nucleotide sequence CCGAGTCGCCCAGCAGGTAGGAGCTGAGCGCCGCCGCGCTGAGTTCGTAGACCAGCCCGCAGGCGGCCACCACGAAGACGCTGGCGAGCAGCGCGATCTCGACGGGCTGCGGCCCGCGCGCATCGGCCGGGCGCGCGGACGGGGCCTGCTCCGCGCTCAATGGATGGCGGCGGCGACGATGATGCTGATGCCCAGGCTCATCGCGGCGACGACCAGGCCCAGCGCCACGTTCTGCTTCTCGACGATCTCGCCCCACAGGTCATAGGGCGTGATCTTGTCGATGATCAGGAAGCAGAGCCAGAAGATCACCACGCCGATCAGCGCGTACACGAGCGATCCGAGGACCACGCCAGGTTTCAGCCATTCAAATCCCATGGGGACCTCCAGTCGTATCTGTATCTATCAGTCGATGAATCGAAAGCGGCAGCGCGATCTTCGTCATTTGTGGCCGCCGCCGCTCGAGGAGCCGCCGTAGGAGCCGCCCGAGCTGCGGTAGCCGCCGCCCGAACCGCCGCCGCTGCTGCTGCAGGTGCTCAGGATGATGACCAGCACGATGATCACGATGGCGATCACGATCATGGTGCCGCAGCCCAGCCCCGAAGCCGCGCTGACCGGCAGTGCGTCGGAGCGCTCGAACAGGTCCTTCTTGGCATCGAGCTTGAAGGCCGTGGCGACCGCGCCGCTGTCGATCTTGCTGCCCGAGGACCAGGTGAGCTCGTTGGCCGAGCGCTCCATCGACAGCAGGGCGCCGCCGGACGCGAAGTCGCGGTTGAAGGTCTTCTGCCCGCGCTCGACCTGCCAGTAGAACTCGCCGGCCACGTAGGTGGTCTCGGCGTTGTAGGCGTACTGCTGCTGGTAGCGCTTGCCGAGGTAGGTGGCGGTGCTGCCGTTCTCGGCCATCACCGGCGCGCCGGTGGTGGGGCGCACCATGCTCCAGCCGTCCTCGGCATCGACCAGGAAGCTGAAGCCGCGCTTCTTGTTGTAGAGCAGGTATTCGTCCCAGCCGAACTGCTCGTCGTCGCCGGGCTCGCTGCCCATGCGGTGCTGGAAACCCACCACCTGCCACTGCACGCCCTGCAGCTGGCCCATGCTGCCCAGCGCGATCAGCGGGCGCACCGGCTCGTTCTGCGCCGCATGCTTGAGCTCGCCGCCGATGCCCTGCGACAGGTCGATGATGCTGTTGCACGAACGGCAGGTGACGCTCTTGCTGTCGGCCAGGTTGAGCGTGACCGGCGAGCCGCAGTTGGGACAGTTGAAGCTGCGGCCCTTCTCGTCCTTGGCGGAGTCCTCGCGCAGGCCCGTGAGCTGCAGCGATTCGAGTTCGACCGAGCGGCCCAGCGCGGCCGTGGGCGGCTGCGAGCCGTAGTCCAGGCTCAGCACCAGGCCCTTGTCGTTGCGCAGCTCGACCACCTGGAACGGCCGGCCGAGCTCGGGCAGGTGCGGCAGTTCGCCCTGCGCCGAGACCAGCGTCACTTCCTCGTTCGAGGCGACGGTGTAGCTCTGGCCGTTGAAGGCGGTGGTGGCGCCCACGCGCAGGTCGGCCGCGGCCGGCGGCGTGCGCTGCAGTTCGAACGGCAGCGAGAAGACGTAGGCGCCGTTGTCCTCGCTGAGCACGCCGGTGCGGTCGCCGTCGAGGGCCGCGATCCATTCGGTCCAGCGGCCGCCGGCGTACTTGTATTGAAGCCGGCCGACGATGGTGAAGGGCTTGTCCTGGATCCGGCCCGCGGCGAACAGCTGCAGCGGGCTGAAGTCGTCGAACAGCTCGGCCATCTTGCCGGTGCGCGCGAGCGTGTCGCCCTGGCGCACGACGGTGCTCTGGCAGTAGGGGCAGACCGCATGGGTCGACTGGGCCGATCGGAACTCGACCGGCGCGCCGCAACCGGGGCAGGGCGCGCGGTAGTAGCG is from Variovorax paradoxus and encodes:
- a CDS encoding DUF4178 domain-containing protein; this translates as MAEEAGGTQRYYRAPCPGCGAPVEFRSAQSTHAVCPYCQSTVVRQGDTLARTGKMAELFDDFSPLQLFAAGRIQDKPFTIVGRLQYKYAGGRWTEWIAALDGDRTGVLSEDNGAYVFSLPFELQRTPPAAADLRVGATTAFNGQSYTVASNEEVTLVSAQGELPHLPELGRPFQVVELRNDKGLVLSLDYGSQPPTAALGRSVELESLQLTGLREDSAKDEKGRSFNCPNCGSPVTLNLADSKSVTCRSCNSIIDLSQGIGGELKHAAQNEPVRPLIALGSMGQLQGVQWQVVGFQHRMGSEPGDDEQFGWDEYLLYNKKRGFSFLVDAEDGWSMVRPTTGAPVMAENGSTATYLGKRYQQQYAYNAETTYVAGEFYWQVERGQKTFNRDFASGGALLSMERSANELTWSSGSKIDSGAVATAFKLDAKKDLFERSDALPVSAASGLGCGTMIVIAIVIIVLVIILSTCSSSGGGSGGGYRSSGGSYGGSSSGGGHK
- a CDS encoding DUF350 domain-containing protein; the encoded protein is MGFEWLKPGVVLGSLVYALIGVVIFWLCFLIIDKITPYDLWGEIVEKQNVALGLVVAAMSLGISIIVAAAIH